The Streptomyces sp. NBC_00440 genome contains a region encoding:
- a CDS encoding alpha/beta fold hydrolase: MSESTSANVAQAAAAGANWRRAGGFAGAAIGVLAAGAAAGVAVERLTVGRGMRKKARLALDASGPYGSLRGVPGRAAADDGTGIYYEVDEVDAYPPGSLSGARARGVGAEPGGAGTAGAASGASGASGAAGADGTVGTAGGRRAAGEAAKDGTAKDGTAGARKRRSSGRRTVQPVTVVFSHGYCLSQDSWHFQRAALRGVVRTVHWDQRSHGRSERGQAQADGVPLTIDQLGRDLKAVIDAAAPEGPLVLVGHSMGGMTMMALGEQFPELVRDRVVGAAFVGTSCGKLGEVSFGLPVAGVNAVRRVLPGVLKALGSQTELVERGRRATADLFAGLVKRYSFGSKDVDPGVARFAERLIEGTPIDVVAEFYPAFTDHDKADALAEVFAEVPALILAGENDLVTPSAHSQIIADLLPTAELVIVPDAGHLVMLEHPETVTGRLTELLARAGAVPVDANVGLYGSPAQPGS, translated from the coding sequence GTGAGCGAGAGCACCAGCGCGAATGTGGCCCAGGCCGCCGCGGCGGGCGCCAACTGGCGCAGGGCCGGTGGCTTCGCCGGCGCCGCGATCGGTGTGCTCGCGGCCGGTGCGGCGGCGGGCGTGGCGGTCGAGCGTCTGACCGTCGGCCGCGGCATGCGCAAGAAGGCGCGGCTCGCCCTCGACGCATCGGGCCCGTACGGCTCACTGCGCGGTGTCCCGGGCCGGGCGGCCGCCGATGACGGGACCGGGATCTACTACGAGGTCGACGAGGTCGACGCTTACCCGCCGGGGTCGCTCAGTGGTGCGCGGGCGCGGGGTGTCGGAGCAGAGCCGGGTGGAGCTGGGACGGCTGGTGCAGCTTCGGGTGCTTCAGGTGCTTCAGGTGCTGCGGGAGCGGATGGGACCGTCGGGACGGCCGGCGGCCGCCGGGCGGCCGGGGAAGCTGCGAAAGACGGGACAGCCAAAGACGGGACAGCCGGGGCGCGTAAGCGGCGGTCGTCCGGGCGCCGGACGGTTCAGCCCGTCACGGTCGTCTTCTCACACGGTTACTGCCTCAGCCAGGATTCCTGGCACTTCCAGCGTGCGGCGCTACGCGGCGTCGTCCGGACCGTCCACTGGGACCAGCGCAGCCACGGCCGCTCGGAGCGCGGTCAGGCGCAGGCCGATGGCGTACCGCTCACCATCGACCAGCTCGGCCGCGATCTGAAAGCAGTCATCGACGCGGCAGCACCGGAGGGACCTCTGGTGCTGGTGGGACATTCGATGGGCGGCATGACGATGATGGCGCTCGGCGAACAGTTCCCCGAACTGGTCAGAGACCGGGTCGTCGGTGCCGCGTTCGTCGGCACCTCCTGCGGGAAGCTCGGCGAGGTCAGTTTCGGGCTGCCGGTGGCGGGCGTGAACGCGGTGCGGCGCGTGCTTCCCGGCGTGCTGAAGGCTCTCGGGTCCCAGACGGAGCTGGTGGAGCGGGGGCGGCGGGCCACGGCGGACCTGTTCGCCGGGCTGGTCAAGCGGTACTCGTTCGGTTCGAAGGACGTCGACCCCGGCGTGGCCCGGTTCGCGGAGCGGCTGATCGAGGGCACACCGATCGATGTGGTCGCGGAGTTCTATCCGGCCTTCACCGACCACGACAAGGCGGACGCGCTGGCCGAGGTCTTCGCCGAGGTGCCCGCACTCATCCTGGCCGGCGAGAACGACCTGGTGACACCAAGTGCGCACAGCCAGATCATCGCCGATCTGCTGCCCACGGCGGAACTGGTCATCGTTCCCGACGCCGGGCACCTGGTCATGCTCGAACATCCGGAGACCGTGACCGGCCGGTTGACCGAACTGCTGGCGAGGGCGGGTGCGGTACCGGTAGACGCTAACGTTGGCCTGTATGGAAGCCCCGCACAGCCCGGCAGCTGA
- the tsaE gene encoding tRNA (adenosine(37)-N6)-threonylcarbamoyltransferase complex ATPase subunit type 1 TsaE: MEAPHSPAADTAAAFATRLTIDSPDHMQELGRRLAVLLRPGDLVMLSGELGAGKTTLTRGLGEGLGVRGAVTSPTFVIARVHPPLGDGPPLVHVDAYRLGGGLDEMEDLDLDVSLPDSVIVVEWGDGKVEELSDDRLRVVIERGVGDTDDERRVVTVSGFGARWAAEKQRTDLDGLRELGEA, translated from the coding sequence ATGGAAGCCCCGCACAGCCCGGCAGCTGACACGGCCGCCGCATTCGCCACCCGCCTGACCATCGACTCCCCCGACCATATGCAGGAGTTGGGCCGTCGCCTCGCCGTACTGCTGCGCCCCGGCGATCTCGTGATGCTCTCCGGTGAACTCGGCGCGGGCAAGACCACCCTCACCCGGGGCCTGGGCGAGGGCCTCGGCGTGCGCGGAGCGGTCACGTCCCCGACCTTCGTCATCGCCCGTGTCCATCCGCCGCTGGGCGACGGCCCCCCGCTGGTGCACGTGGACGCGTACCGCCTGGGCGGTGGGCTCGACGAGATGGAGGACCTCGATCTGGACGTCTCGCTGCCCGACTCGGTGATCGTGGTCGAGTGGGGGGACGGGAAGGTCGAGGAACTGTCGGACGACCGGCTCCGGGTGGTCATCGAGCGGGGTGTGGGCGACACGGACGACGAGCGCCGCGTGGTGACGGTCAGCGGGTTCGGGGCGCGCTGGGCGGCAGAGAAACAGCGCACGGACCTCGACGGTCTCCGGGAGCTCGGGGAGGCCTGA
- the tsaB gene encoding tRNA (adenosine(37)-N6)-threonylcarbamoyltransferase complex dimerization subunit type 1 TsaB encodes MLLLAVDTATPAVTAALHDGTSVVAESSRTDARRHGELLLPAVDHVLAEAGLKLDALTGIVVGVGPGPYTGLRVGLVTAATFGSALGVPVYGLCTLDGLAYASGLDGPFVVATDARRKEVYWARYDGFRTRLGEPAVDRPGDIATQVAGLPAVGAGALLYPDTFLDARAPEHVSAGALAALAAEKLARGIDAAGTSSAGTSADSSNGDGAGNERGDVVIAEGFLPVTPLYLRRPDAQVPKNYKVVTPQ; translated from the coding sequence GTGCTCCTGCTCGCCGTTGATACCGCCACGCCCGCCGTCACTGCCGCCCTCCACGACGGAACATCCGTGGTCGCCGAGTCCAGTCGGACCGATGCCCGCCGTCATGGGGAGTTGCTGCTGCCCGCCGTCGATCATGTCCTTGCCGAAGCCGGGCTGAAACTGGACGCCCTCACGGGCATCGTCGTCGGCGTCGGCCCGGGACCTTACACCGGACTGCGCGTGGGGCTGGTGACGGCCGCCACGTTCGGGTCCGCTCTGGGTGTGCCCGTGTACGGGCTGTGCACGCTGGACGGCCTCGCCTACGCGTCCGGGCTCGACGGCCCCTTCGTCGTCGCGACGGACGCGCGGCGCAAGGAGGTCTACTGGGCGCGGTACGACGGATTCCGGACCCGGCTGGGCGAACCTGCCGTGGACCGGCCCGGGGACATCGCCACACAGGTCGCGGGATTGCCTGCGGTGGGGGCAGGCGCGCTGCTCTATCCCGATACCTTCCTCGACGCGCGAGCTCCCGAACACGTATCGGCTGGGGCCCTCGCGGCACTGGCGGCCGAGAAGCTGGCACGGGGGATCGATGCCGCCGGAACCAGTTCCGCCGGAACCAGTGCCGACAGCAGCAATGGTGACGGGGCCGGAAATGAGCGGGGTGACGTGGTGATCGCTGAAGGGTTCCTTCCGGTCACACCGCTCTATCTGCGGCGCCCCGACGCCCAGGTGCCGAAGAACTACAAGGTGGTCACCCCGCAGTGA
- the rimI gene encoding ribosomal protein S18-alanine N-acetyltransferase, which yields MRWWDITPVLELEHELFPDDAWSEGMFWSELAHARGPAATRRYVVAETAERIVGYAGLAAVGGMGDVQTIASARDQWGTGLGAELLSDLLRHATAFECGEILLEVRVDNIRAQKLYERFGFEPIGFRRGYYQPGNVDALVMRLELRPEMGLAQGTEIHG from the coding sequence ATGCGCTGGTGGGACATCACGCCCGTGCTGGAGCTCGAACACGAGTTGTTCCCTGATGATGCCTGGTCCGAGGGCATGTTCTGGTCCGAGCTCGCCCACGCGCGCGGACCGGCCGCGACCCGGCGCTATGTGGTCGCGGAGACCGCTGAGCGGATCGTCGGCTACGCGGGTCTTGCGGCTGTCGGCGGCATGGGCGACGTACAGACGATTGCCTCGGCCCGGGATCAGTGGGGCACAGGCCTCGGCGCCGAACTCCTGAGCGATCTCCTCCGACACGCCACCGCCTTCGAGTGCGGCGAGATCCTCCTCGAAGTACGGGTCGACAACATCCGCGCCCAGAAACTCTACGAACGCTTCGGCTTCGAGCCCATCGGCTTCCGCCGGGGCTACTACCAGCCGGGCAATGTGGACGCGCTCGTCATGCGCCTCGAACTGCGCCCGGAAATGGGCCTCGCACAAGGAACAGAGATCCATGGCTGA
- the tsaD gene encoding tRNA (adenosine(37)-N6)-threonylcarbamoyltransferase complex transferase subunit TsaD: protein MADEPLVLGIETSCDETGVGIVRGTTLLADAVASSVDTHARFGGVVPEIASRAHLEAMVPTIERALKEAGVAAKDLDGIAVTAGPGLAGALLVGVSAAKAYAYALGKPLYGVNHLASHICVDQLEHGPLPEPTMALLVSGGHSSLLLAPDITADVRPLGATIDDAAGEAFDKIARVLNLGFPGGPVIDRLAREGDPKAIAFPRGLTGSRDAAYDFSFSGLKTSVARWVEAKRAAGEEVPVRDVSASFQEAVVDVLTRKAVRACKDEGVDHLMIGGGVAANSRLRALAQERCERAGIRLRVPRPGLCTDNGAMVAALGAEMVARNRAASDWELSADSSLPVTDPHVPGIARDHGEGPGHADVDGPGHGQAGGQGLGGGLVHDHDHVHEISKGNLYS, encoded by the coding sequence ATGGCTGACGAACCTCTCGTACTCGGTATCGAGACCTCCTGCGACGAGACGGGGGTCGGCATCGTCCGCGGTACGACGCTGCTCGCCGACGCCGTCGCATCGAGCGTCGACACGCACGCCCGCTTTGGCGGAGTCGTGCCGGAGATCGCTTCGCGCGCGCATCTGGAAGCGATGGTTCCGACCATTGAACGTGCGCTGAAGGAAGCCGGGGTCGCCGCCAAGGACCTCGACGGCATCGCCGTGACGGCGGGGCCCGGTCTCGCGGGGGCGTTGTTGGTCGGCGTATCGGCGGCCAAGGCGTACGCGTACGCGCTGGGCAAACCGCTGTACGGCGTCAACCATCTGGCCTCCCACATCTGTGTGGACCAGCTGGAGCACGGGCCGCTGCCCGAGCCGACCATGGCGTTGCTCGTGTCGGGCGGACACTCGTCGCTGTTGCTGGCACCCGACATCACGGCGGACGTCCGGCCCCTGGGTGCGACGATCGACGACGCGGCCGGTGAGGCCTTCGACAAGATCGCGCGGGTATTGAACCTCGGCTTCCCGGGCGGTCCGGTCATCGACCGACTGGCACGGGAGGGAGACCCGAAGGCGATTGCGTTCCCGCGCGGACTGACGGGGTCGCGTGACGCGGCGTACGACTTCTCGTTTTCCGGGCTCAAGACATCAGTGGCCCGCTGGGTCGAGGCGAAGCGGGCGGCGGGCGAGGAAGTCCCCGTGCGCGATGTGTCGGCGTCTTTCCAGGAGGCGGTCGTCGACGTACTCACGCGCAAGGCCGTCCGTGCGTGTAAGGACGAGGGCGTCGACCACCTGATGATCGGCGGCGGTGTCGCCGCCAACTCCAGGCTGCGCGCACTCGCCCAGGAGCGGTGCGAGCGGGCCGGTATCCGACTGCGGGTGCCGCGTCCCGGACTGTGCACGGACAACGGCGCGATGGTCGCGGCGCTCGGTGCGGAAATGGTGGCGCGAAACAGGGCGGCATCGGACTGGGAGCTGTCTGCGGACTCGTCGTTGCCGGTCACGGACCCGCATGTGCCCGGTATCGCACGGGACCATGGGGAGGGGCCTGGCCATGCTGATGTGGACGGGCCGGGGCATGGTCAGGCGGGTGGCCAGGGGCTTGGTGGCGGGCTCGTACATGATCACGACCATGTCCACGAAATCAGCAAGGGCAACCTCTACTCATGA
- a CDS encoding HNH endonuclease signature motif containing protein, giving the protein MHLLADIAAHAESAPPSSERDIDTQLLNNGDYATEEVACALRISNATATERLQIAKELAGHYANTLGLLEGGEICYMQARNLANACRVLEPKAAARVETAMATRMPTQATGQSSRALRRQVIKADPEGYQRRLELRTKEREIVRYPQDDGMITWGATVPADLGARFDQAVDAHATTLVVDGRTLSQRRVDALADLILNRPALPSGSSASAESEAPQGLSRRPTTALVHVTVPLDVLIGVSEDPAELKGYGPITATQARTIAFAEGTIWRRLITHPKTGLLIKTDPATYSPTAEAERHVIARDQQCAFPSCRMPAQRCDLDHVKEFDHDHPESGGKTVPENLIPICRRHHLMKHRGNWTVTRDAVTGITTWVSPTGHIYLNTPRNYAE; this is encoded by the coding sequence GTGCATCTACTGGCGGACATCGCCGCACATGCCGAGTCAGCACCGCCCTCCAGCGAACGCGATATCGACACCCAGCTCCTGAACAACGGGGACTACGCGACCGAAGAGGTGGCCTGTGCCCTGCGCATCAGCAACGCGACCGCCACCGAGCGGCTTCAGATCGCCAAGGAACTGGCCGGCCACTACGCCAACACGCTCGGCCTGCTCGAAGGCGGAGAGATCTGCTACATGCAGGCCAGGAATCTGGCCAACGCCTGCCGGGTCCTCGAACCGAAGGCAGCCGCCCGAGTCGAGACCGCCATGGCGACGAGGATGCCCACCCAAGCAACTGGCCAGAGCTCCCGAGCGCTGCGCCGCCAGGTAATCAAGGCGGACCCGGAGGGCTACCAGCGTCGGCTGGAACTGCGGACGAAAGAGCGGGAGATCGTCCGTTATCCACAGGACGACGGCATGATCACCTGGGGTGCCACGGTGCCGGCAGACCTCGGCGCCCGTTTCGATCAAGCAGTCGACGCCCATGCCACGACCCTCGTCGTGGACGGCCGCACCCTCAGCCAGCGCCGAGTGGATGCTCTGGCCGATCTCATCCTCAACCGACCTGCCCTGCCGAGCGGTTCCTCCGCTTCTGCGGAATCCGAGGCACCCCAAGGCCTCTCTCGGCGACCCACCACCGCACTCGTGCACGTGACCGTGCCCCTCGACGTACTGATCGGCGTGAGCGAGGATCCGGCAGAGCTGAAGGGTTACGGCCCCATCACCGCCACGCAGGCCCGCACCATCGCCTTCGCCGAGGGCACGATCTGGCGTCGCTTGATCACCCACCCCAAAACAGGCCTGCTCATCAAGACCGACCCCGCCACCTACAGCCCCACCGCCGAAGCCGAACGACATGTCATCGCCCGGGACCAGCAGTGCGCCTTCCCTTCCTGCCGCATGCCCGCACAGCGATGCGATCTCGACCACGTCAAGGAGTTCGATCACGACCATCCCGAGTCCGGCGGTAAGACAGTCCCGGAGAATCTCATCCCGATCTGCCGTCGCCACCACCTGATGAAGCACCGCGGTAACTGGACGGTCACGCGTGATGCAGTCACCGGAATCACCACCTGGGTCAGTCCGACCGGCCACATCTACCTCAATACGCCGCGTAACTACGCGGAATAG
- a CDS encoding nucleotidyltransferase domain-containing protein: protein MSPTPPAMDLDPARRAVFAQELRDALAAQCPGSVTALRGSLARGTADPYSDIDLAWTVPDAQFEACVAAVGPCLGAVRAVVSLRSDPDSQRDSQRPCSRKLLFLAFRDMPLFWRLDLEILAVSDGSAGPSGPVGPVGAGLGGGRAQEDGGPEGVGDPEWSLAASALANAVAVVKAVLRGQPEVAVGLLERGLRRIGAGGSASGRWRADVVRLANAAAEHEPAQRPLADQVKRLAAELLEG from the coding sequence ATGTCCCCCACCCCGCCCGCCATGGACCTCGACCCCGCCCGTCGGGCCGTCTTCGCTCAGGAACTGCGGGACGCGCTCGCGGCGCAGTGCCCCGGATCGGTAACCGCGCTGCGTGGTTCGCTTGCCCGGGGCACTGCGGATCCGTACAGCGACATCGATCTTGCCTGGACTGTGCCCGATGCGCAGTTCGAGGCCTGTGTGGCTGCCGTCGGGCCCTGCCTGGGTGCGGTGCGAGCGGTCGTCTCGCTGCGAAGCGATCCGGATTCTCAACGAGATTCTCAACGTCCATGCAGTCGGAAGCTGTTGTTCCTCGCCTTCCGGGATATGCCGCTGTTTTGGCGGCTGGATCTGGAGATCCTGGCAGTTTCCGACGGGTCGGCCGGCCCGTCCGGTCCGGTGGGCCCGGTGGGTGCGGGCCTCGGCGGGGGCCGGGCGCAGGAGGACGGCGGCCCCGAGGGGGTGGGGGATCCCGAGTGGTCTCTCGCGGCCAGTGCACTCGCCAATGCTGTGGCTGTCGTCAAGGCGGTGCTGCGCGGGCAGCCGGAGGTGGCAGTGGGGCTGCTGGAGCGCGGCCTGCGCCGGATCGGCGCCGGCGGGTCGGCGAGCGGTCGGTGGCGTGCGGACGTCGTACGGCTCGCAAACGCCGCCGCCGAGCACGAGCCCGCTCAGCGCCCCCTCGCCGACCAGGTCAAACGTCTCGCGGCGGAGCTGCTGGAGGGGTGA
- a CDS encoding alpha/beta hydrolase: MTPRKPSRPSARLSLRSSRSSLPVAFRTPPGTPPGEPSRKAWAGVPRKAVGRAVGCAAAASLLLGGPAFATAPAPPAVTPPAAAGAGAAPPAQERPTWTRCPAPSQAQGGGKAPGTGWACATLNVPLDYTKPGGKTIPLALIRHRATGPGKRIGSLVYNFGGPGGSGVDTLPAFTPTFAKLNTRYDLVSFDPRGVGNSAPVNCLTGPETDALNAVDSTPDTPTEVRRWMDATRDFAAQCEKKSGPLLPYLTTTNVARDLDRIRAAVGDRKLNYYGFSYGTELGATYAHLFPQKVGRAVLDGVMHPDKDFTQGAFYQLKGFQLALDHFARSCVAATYLCPLHRSTPEGVEKVLTGLVAGLEKHPAAAAGGRTLNDSLALTAIEGALYSPDSGWPRMASAVAGYLRTHNPAALLTMADSMTGRDAKGHYSNSNNVFSATSCADSGVPVQKAEIERRLPAYRKASPLFGAQFAWALNQCTYWPVKGATKHMEVSAKGAPPILVIGNTGDPATPYGGAKAMARRLGKGVGVLVTWKGGEGHCSYGNGSACIDGTANAYLLDGKVPAYGTSCS, from the coding sequence ATGACGCCTCGTAAGCCGTCGCGCCCGTCGGCGCGTTTGTCGCTCCGTTCGTCCCGCTCGTCCCTCCCCGTGGCGTTCCGTACGCCGCCCGGTACGCCCCCCGGTGAGCCGTCCCGTAAGGCATGGGCCGGCGTACCCCGTAAAGCCGTCGGCCGTGCCGTGGGATGCGCCGCTGCCGCTTCTCTGCTGCTCGGCGGGCCCGCGTTCGCCACCGCCCCGGCCCCGCCCGCCGTCACTCCGCCGGCAGCCGCCGGCGCGGGCGCGGCACCACCGGCTCAGGAACGGCCGACGTGGACCAGGTGCCCCGCGCCCTCCCAGGCGCAGGGCGGCGGCAAGGCCCCCGGCACCGGCTGGGCCTGCGCCACTCTGAACGTCCCCCTCGACTACACCAAGCCCGGAGGGAAGACGATTCCGCTGGCGCTGATCCGGCATCGCGCGACGGGTCCCGGCAAACGCATCGGCTCGCTGGTCTACAACTTCGGCGGTCCCGGTGGCTCGGGCGTCGACACGCTGCCTGCCTTCACGCCGACGTTCGCGAAGCTCAACACCCGCTATGACCTGGTGAGTTTCGATCCGCGCGGAGTCGGCAACAGTGCACCCGTCAACTGCCTCACCGGCCCGGAGACCGATGCGCTCAACGCCGTCGACTCCACCCCGGACACCCCCACCGAGGTCCGGCGGTGGATGGACGCGACCCGTGACTTCGCGGCGCAGTGCGAGAAGAAGTCCGGCCCTCTCCTGCCGTATCTGACGACCACCAATGTGGCCAGGGACCTGGACCGGATCCGCGCGGCGGTGGGCGACAGGAAGCTGAACTACTACGGCTTCTCGTACGGTACGGAGCTCGGCGCGACCTACGCCCATCTCTTCCCACAGAAGGTCGGCCGTGCGGTGCTCGACGGCGTCATGCACCCCGACAAGGACTTCACACAGGGGGCCTTCTACCAGCTGAAGGGCTTTCAGCTGGCCCTGGACCACTTCGCGCGCTCGTGCGTCGCGGCCACGTACCTCTGTCCGCTGCACCGCTCCACTCCCGAAGGGGTCGAGAAGGTGCTGACCGGCCTCGTGGCCGGTCTGGAGAAGCACCCCGCGGCCGCAGCGGGGGGCCGCACCCTCAACGACTCGCTCGCCCTGACAGCGATCGAAGGTGCGCTGTACTCGCCGGATTCCGGCTGGCCGCGGATGGCGAGCGCGGTCGCCGGGTACCTCCGTACGCACAACCCCGCGGCGCTGCTCACGATGGCCGACAGCATGACGGGCCGCGACGCCAAGGGGCACTACTCGAACAGCAACAACGTCTTCTCGGCGACCAGTTGCGCCGACTCCGGCGTACCGGTGCAGAAGGCCGAGATCGAGCGCCGGCTCCCCGCTTACCGCAAGGCGTCGCCGCTGTTCGGCGCGCAGTTCGCGTGGGCGCTGAACCAGTGCACGTACTGGCCCGTCAAGGGGGCCACGAAGCATATGGAGGTCAGCGCGAAAGGAGCCCCGCCCATTCTGGTCATCGGCAATACGGGCGACCCCGCCACCCCGTACGGCGGGGCGAAAGCGATGGCGCGGCGGCTCGGGAAGGGGGTCGGGGTACTGGTCACCTGGAAGGGCGGCGAGGGGCACTGCTCTTACGGGAACGGCAGCGCGTGCATCGACGGCACGGCGAACGCGTATCTGCTGGACGGGAAGGTACCGGCGTACGGGACCAGCTGTTCCTGA
- a CDS encoding THUMP-like domain-containing protein — protein sequence MTDLDAFTALFTDEGAALLASLREYDPAQELAVATRLRRSYPTELVSAALAQARLRQRAVPKFGADDAYRMFFTPNGVEQSTRKSVADHRARRFAELGVRSVADLCCGVGGDALALARAGISVLAVDRDPLTAEVVRANAGALGLSSLIEVRCADVAEVCTDPYDAVFVDPARRGGRGRIFNPEAYSPPLSWATGAVADRPESGPSPRGAAGAAGAAGAIKIAPGIPHEMIPGSAEAEWISDGGDVKEAVLWFGTDPGLRRATLLPSGATLTGRGLPDPAVRTLGRYLYEPDGAVIRAHLVAEVAEELGGGLIDETIAYVTADELRPTPYATAYEITDELPFGLKKLKALLREREVGNLTVKKRGSAVEPEEVRRRVKPQGPNAATVILTRVAGAPTMLIGQPAGHLSSP from the coding sequence GTGACCGATCTCGACGCCTTCACCGCACTGTTCACCGATGAGGGCGCCGCCCTGCTCGCATCCCTGCGGGAGTACGACCCCGCACAGGAACTGGCCGTCGCCACCCGGTTGCGCCGCTCGTATCCCACCGAACTGGTATCCGCCGCCCTCGCCCAGGCTCGGCTGCGGCAGCGAGCGGTGCCGAAATTCGGCGCGGACGACGCGTACCGGATGTTCTTCACACCCAACGGCGTCGAGCAGTCCACCCGTAAATCCGTCGCTGATCACCGCGCCCGCCGCTTCGCCGAGCTGGGGGTACGCAGCGTCGCCGACCTGTGCTGCGGCGTCGGCGGGGACGCCCTGGCGCTCGCCCGCGCCGGGATCTCCGTACTGGCGGTCGACCGCGATCCGCTGACAGCCGAAGTCGTACGGGCCAACGCCGGCGCCCTCGGGCTGAGCAGCCTGATCGAGGTGCGGTGCGCGGATGTGGCGGAGGTCTGCACGGACCCGTACGACGCGGTCTTCGTCGACCCGGCACGGCGTGGCGGTCGCGGTCGGATCTTCAACCCCGAGGCGTACTCACCGCCGCTGTCCTGGGCTACCGGTGCGGTGGCCGACCGCCCGGAGTCCGGCCCGTCACCCCGGGGAGCAGCGGGAGCAGCGGGAGCAGCGGGAGCCATCAAGATCGCTCCGGGTATCCCGCACGAGATGATCCCCGGCAGCGCCGAGGCCGAGTGGATCTCCGACGGCGGTGACGTCAAGGAAGCGGTGCTCTGGTTCGGCACGGATCCGGGGCTGCGCCGCGCCACACTGCTCCCTTCCGGGGCCACCCTCACGGGCCGCGGACTCCCCGACCCCGCGGTCCGCACACTGGGCCGGTATCTGTACGAACCGGACGGCGCCGTCATCCGCGCCCATCTCGTCGCCGAGGTCGCCGAGGAACTCGGCGGCGGGCTGATCGACGAGACCATCGCCTACGTCACGGCGGACGAGCTGCGCCCCACCCCGTATGCGACGGCCTACGAGATCACGGACGAACTCCCCTTCGGCCTGAAAAAGCTGAAGGCCCTGCTGCGCGAGCGGGAAGTCGGCAACCTCACCGTCAAGAAGCGCGGCTCGGCAGTCGAACCGGAAGAGGTACGACGCAGGGTCAAGCCGCAGGGGCCGAACGCGGCCACCGTGATCCTCACCCGCGTCGCAGGCGCGCCGACGATGCTGATCGGACAGCCCGCGGGCCACCTTTCGAGCCCGTGA
- the groES gene encoding co-chaperone GroES, which yields MSTTSSKVAIKPLEDRIVVQPLDAEQTTASGLVIPDTAKEKPQEGVVLAVGPGRFENGERLPLDVKAGDVVLYSKYGGTEVKYNGEEYLVLSARDVLAIVEK from the coding sequence GTGTCGACAACCAGCTCCAAGGTTGCCATTAAGCCGCTCGAGGACCGCATTGTGGTCCAGCCGCTCGACGCCGAGCAGACCACGGCCTCCGGCCTGGTCATTCCGGACACCGCCAAGGAGAAGCCCCAGGAGGGCGTCGTCCTGGCCGTGGGCCCGGGCCGCTTCGAGAACGGCGAGCGTCTTCCGCTTGACGTCAAGGCCGGCGATGTCGTGCTGTACAGCAAGTACGGCGGCACCGAGGTGAAGTACAACGGCGAGGAGTACCTCGTCCTCTCGGCTCGCGACGTTCTCGCGATCGTCGAGAAGTAA